GCTTACAGTCCAGATCTTAACCCCATTGAAATGGCCTTTGCCAAATTCAAAACTCACTTACGACAAGCTGCAAAGAGAACTTGGCAGGAACTACTTGAGGCTGTTGTTGAAGCGTTCGAATCATTCACTCCTCAGGAATGTACCAACTTCTTTCACCATTGCCATTATGTTTAAAGCTAATTCAAAAATGCTCTAGATATCAATAAGCGGTACAATTCGGCGAGGTAGACATATAAACTGTAAGGATGAAAGGCTATAGCAAAGATTTACGTCATAAAAGGATATCAGCGCTTAAAGAAGGTGGAAAGAAATCGGAGGTTTCCCGGAGTTTGGGAGTTCATTTGACAGGCGGTTTTGCTACATTCAAAACTCTTTTACGTCAGGCAGCTAAAAGAAGGAACGTGGGGTGATTTAGTCA
The sequence above is a segment of the Verrucomicrobiota bacterium genome. Coding sequences within it:
- a CDS encoding IS630 family transposase; translation: AYSPDLNPIEMAFAKFKTHLRQAAKRTWQELLEAVVEAFESFTPQECTNFFHHCHYV